In Allocoprobacillus halotolerans, a genomic segment contains:
- the rimP gene encoding ribosome maturation factor RimP gives MLEKIKQLIQPILDEHDVYLDDIEYVKEKNEWYLRIFIEKNNGHLDMDTCVAVSEAISEMLDREDLIDEEYYLEVSSPGAEKPLKTLEKVQEATGEYVYIQFKNPTQGMNEVYGTINSVEDTRIELQYMVKNIKKKCVIDYNDIAFIRLAVKF, from the coding sequence ATGCTAGAAAAAATCAAACAACTTATTCAACCCATACTTGATGAACATGATGTTTACCTTGATGATATTGAATACGTCAAAGAAAAAAATGAGTGGTATTTGCGTATCTTCATTGAAAAAAATAATGGTCATCTTGATATGGACACATGTGTGGCTGTAAGTGAAGCAATTAGTGAAATGTTAGATAGAGAAGATTTGATTGATGAAGAGTATTATTTAGAAGTCTCTTCTCCAGGTGCTGAAAAACCTTTAAAAACATTGGAAAAGGTACAAGAAGCAACAGGGGAATATGTGTATATTCAATTCAAGAATCCTACTCAAGGCATGAATGAGGTTTATGGAACAATCAACAGTGTTGAAGACACGCGTATTGAATTGCAATATATGGTTAAAAATATTAAGAAAAAATGCGTCATTGATTACAATGATATTGCATTTATTAGGTTAGCTGTTAAATTTTAA
- the nusA gene encoding transcription termination factor NusA: MASKKFIQALDLLESEKGIKKEVVLDALKEALEKSYKKNYGGPESIIRVEINEVTGKIRLYEIKHVVDDVNDEDYELSLEEAQMINPKYQIGDDVVTEVDPEVFGRLAAIQTKQLLKQKIREAEKETLYNEYIDKKDDIINGTVDRVEERFAIINIGRTGALLPLNQQIPGEKIYEGQRIKVYVSDVERNTKGTHIGVSRTEPGLVKRLFEMEVPEIYDGTVEIKSVSREAGDRSKIAVYTSHENIDPIGACVGPKGARVRNVVNELNGEMIDIIEWSEDPVVYISHALSPSDVEYVDVDEEKHSALVIVPDNQLSLAIGKRGQNARLAVRLTGWKIDIKSVTEAANEGIVYGEDAEFEKSFEAQMTQEEPLVEDDFEEEIFDFEEETPEMVTDHEESDIIEEDSQAMAEQDNQDFEEFDDYDEDYDDEYEDYDYDPKYDEDIDYDEFDKYYDEK; the protein is encoded by the coding sequence ATGGCTAGTAAAAAATTTATTCAGGCACTTGATCTATTAGAAAGTGAAAAAGGAATCAAGAAAGAAGTTGTTCTTGATGCTTTAAAGGAAGCTTTAGAAAAATCATATAAAAAGAATTATGGTGGTCCTGAATCTATTATTCGTGTTGAGATTAATGAAGTTACTGGAAAAATTCGTTTATATGAAATCAAACATGTTGTTGATGATGTGAATGATGAAGATTATGAATTATCTTTAGAAGAAGCGCAAATGATTAATCCTAAATATCAAATTGGTGATGATGTTGTGACTGAAGTTGATCCTGAAGTTTTTGGACGATTGGCTGCTATTCAAACAAAACAGTTGTTAAAGCAAAAAATTCGTGAGGCTGAAAAGGAAACTTTATACAATGAATATATTGATAAAAAAGATGATATTATTAATGGAACTGTTGATCGTGTAGAAGAACGTTTTGCAATTATCAACATTGGTAGAACTGGAGCTTTATTACCATTAAATCAACAAATTCCAGGTGAAAAAATCTATGAAGGTCAACGTATCAAAGTTTATGTCAGTGATGTTGAACGTAATACCAAAGGTACCCATATTGGTGTTTCTAGAACTGAACCCGGATTAGTAAAAAGATTATTTGAAATGGAAGTTCCTGAAATTTATGATGGAACTGTTGAAATCAAATCAGTCTCACGTGAGGCTGGAGATCGTAGTAAAATTGCTGTTTACACAAGTCATGAAAACATCGATCCAATTGGTGCTTGCGTAGGTCCAAAAGGTGCGCGTGTACGTAATGTTGTTAATGAATTGAATGGTGAAATGATTGACATTATTGAATGGAGTGAAGATCCTGTTGTTTATATCTCACATGCTTTATCTCCATCTGATGTTGAATATGTAGATGTAGATGAAGAAAAACATAGTGCTTTGGTTATTGTGCCAGATAATCAATTGTCTTTAGCTATTGGAAAAAGAGGTCAAAATGCACGTTTAGCTGTTCGTTTGACAGGATGGAAAATTGATATTAAATCAGTGACTGAAGCTGCAAATGAAGGAATTGTTTATGGTGAAGATGCTGAATTTGAAAAATCATTTGAAGCTCAAATGACACAAGAAGAACCACTTGTTGAAGATGATTTTGAAGAAGAAATTTTTGATTTTGAAGAAGAAACTCCAGAAATGGTTACTGATCATGAAGAAAGTGATATAATAGAAGAAGATAGTCAAGCTATGGCTGAACAAGATAATCAAGATTTCGAAGAATTTGATGATTACGATGAGGATTATGATGATGAGTATGAAGATTATGATTATGATCCAAAATATGATGAAGATATTGACTATGATGAATTTGATAAGTATTATGATGAAAAATAG
- the rnpM gene encoding RNase P modulator RnpM → MRKIPLRKCVATQEQLPKKELIRVVRNKEGEVFVDPTGKMNGRGAYLKRSLEAIDLAKKKGVLKKSLEVDIPDDIYEELKKYVG, encoded by the coding sequence ATGCGAAAGATACCTTTAAGAAAATGTGTAGCAACACAAGAACAACTCCCTAAAAAAGAACTTATTCGTGTTGTGAGAAATAAAGAAGGTGAAGTGTTTGTTGATCCAACTGGAAAGATGAACGGACGTGGAGCTTATTTGAAAAGAAGTTTAGAAGCTATTGATTTAGCTAAGAAAAAGGGCGTTTTAAAGAAATCATTGGAAGTGGATATCCCTGATGATATTTATGAGGAATTAAAGAAGTATGTTGGATAA
- a CDS encoding L7Ae/L30e/S12e/Gadd45 family ribosomal protein, with translation MIAEDASENTKKKYVDKCTYYHVDYQILGKVEEISQAIGKDNRVALGILDKGFANKIKSK, from the coding sequence ATGATTGCAGAAGATGCAAGTGAGAATACTAAGAAAAAGTATGTTGACAAATGTACTTATTATCATGTTGATTATCAGATTCTAGGAAAGGTTGAAGAGATTTCTCAAGCTATTGGAAAGGACAATCGTGTTGCTTTAGGTATATTGGATAAAGGTTTTGCAAATAAAATCAAATCAAAATGA
- the rbfA gene encoding 30S ribosome-binding factor RbfA, giving the protein MIFYGIEKEKLNNIIQRELSDIIQMEVKDPAIGFCTITGVEVTNDLSIAKVYVSFLNKNSQKRMDALQHSKGFIRSLLAKRLTIRKCPELHFVMDTSLEYGNKIESIIEKLNDQKKVSND; this is encoded by the coding sequence ATGATCTTTTATGGTATTGAAAAAGAAAAATTAAATAATATTATTCAAAGAGAATTATCCGATATTATTCAGATGGAAGTTAAAGATCCAGCCATTGGTTTTTGTACGATTACCGGTGTTGAAGTGACAAATGATTTATCAATTGCGAAAGTTTATGTTTCCTTTTTGAATAAAAATTCTCAAAAAAGAATGGATGCATTACAACATTCTAAAGGTTTTATTCGTAGTCTTTTAGCCAAACGATTAACAATTCGTAAATGTCCTGAACTTCATTTTGTAATGGATACATCTTTAGAATATGGTAATAAAATTGAAAGTATTATTGAAAAATTAAATGATCAAAAAAAGGTTTCTAATGATTAG
- the nagA gene encoding N-acetylglucosamine-6-phosphate deacetylase, whose protein sequence is MKKCIVNGKVILHDEIVEKNVFIDDDKIIEISHRQPEDEEIIDAKGYYVSPGFIDVHTHGRGGSDTMYATFEDLNTISKATLQTGVTSFLPTTMTMPVDDIAKAIDNIATYKDKVEGAQVLGTHLEGPFFNKKYKGAQPEECMILPTVENYLSFVKNHQDVVRKISIAPELEHSLELIQYLQDKNTVVSLGHTNATYEQAQAAIDAGATSGTHTYNAMTPLTHRAPGVVGAVMINDTVYAELILDGVHVNYAAAKALLRTKGKDKLILITDSLEAAGLENGKYLLGNQDVYVKDGEARLIDGTLAGSIVSMNVAVKNAYEHLGLSLNEAVNLASYNPAQSLNEPLLGEIKVGNYADIIFFDDQIQIQQTLIKGQMK, encoded by the coding sequence ATGAAAAAATGTATTGTAAACGGGAAAGTTATTCTACATGATGAAATTGTAGAAAAAAATGTATTTATTGATGATGATAAAATTATAGAAATCAGTCATCGTCAGCCAGAAGATGAAGAAATTATTGATGCAAAAGGATACTATGTGAGTCCAGGATTTATTGACGTACATACACATGGACGTGGTGGTAGTGATACGATGTATGCAACTTTTGAAGATTTAAATACCATTTCAAAAGCAACCCTTCAAACAGGCGTAACATCTTTTTTACCAACGACAATGACAATGCCTGTTGATGACATTGCAAAAGCTATTGATAATATAGCAACTTATAAAGATAAAGTAGAAGGTGCTCAGGTTTTGGGAACACATTTGGAAGGACCATTCTTCAATAAGAAATACAAAGGAGCACAACCAGAAGAATGTATGATCTTACCAACAGTTGAGAATTATTTATCATTTGTGAAAAATCATCAGGATGTTGTTAGAAAAATCTCAATTGCGCCTGAATTAGAGCATTCATTAGAATTGATTCAATATTTGCAAGATAAAAATACGGTTGTTTCATTAGGACATACGAATGCAACATATGAACAAGCGCAAGCTGCTATTGATGCTGGAGCTACTTCAGGAACACATACTTATAATGCGATGACACCTTTAACACATCGTGCCCCTGGTGTTGTTGGCGCAGTGATGATTAATGATACTGTTTATGCTGAATTGATTTTAGATGGTGTTCATGTTAATTATGCAGCTGCGAAAGCATTATTACGTACAAAAGGTAAAGATAAATTAATTTTAATTACTGATTCTTTAGAAGCTGCTGGTTTGGAAAATGGAAAATATCTTTTAGGAAATCAGGATGTTTATGTGAAAGATGGAGAAGCAAGATTGATTGATGGTACACTTGCTGGAAGTATTGTTTCAATGAATGTTGCTGTAAAAAATGCATATGAACATCTTGGACTTAGTTTAAATGAGGCTGTTAATCTTGCAAGCTATAATCCTGCACAAAGTTTAAATGAACCATTATTAGGTGAAATAAAAGTTGGCAATTATGCTGATATTATTTTCTTTGATGATCAGATTCAAATTCAACAAACATTGATTAAAGGACAAATGAAATAG
- a CDS encoding aldose 1-epimerase family protein produces MVILKNSELEVELNAKGAEIIKIIGQHDHINYMWKRDPALWASSAPILFPIIGALHNDECQIEGKTYHMTQHGFSRHNEYLVHQLSDTCVEFELTPNEDILKQYPYLFNLKVIYTLNDNKLACQCVVKNTDQKTIYFQIGGHPAFACPFMENESSNDYYVEFEKEETLHQKVIDVAHRAMSRTTKPFFDHEKRFFVRQALLDNDAIVFKDFQSHYVALKSINHQKAIYFHMENYPHLGIWASKHVGGLLALEPWNGHGDYIDFNGEFKDKEGMIALAPDQEFSCQFTIEIRQ; encoded by the coding sequence ATGGTGATTTTAAAAAATAGTGAATTAGAAGTAGAATTAAATGCTAAGGGTGCAGAAATTATTAAAATAATTGGTCAACATGATCATATTAATTATATGTGGAAAAGAGATCCAGCTTTGTGGGCAAGTAGTGCACCTATTCTTTTCCCTATTATTGGTGCGTTACATAATGATGAGTGCCAAATTGAAGGAAAAACATATCATATGACACAACATGGATTTTCAAGACATAATGAGTATTTGGTTCATCAATTATCTGATACATGTGTAGAATTTGAGTTGACACCAAATGAAGATATTTTAAAACAATATCCTTATTTGTTTAATTTAAAAGTTATTTATACATTAAATGACAATAAACTAGCATGCCAATGTGTTGTTAAAAATACTGATCAAAAAACAATATATTTCCAAATTGGTGGGCATCCTGCTTTTGCTTGTCCATTTATGGAAAATGAATCAAGTAATGATTATTATGTAGAATTTGAAAAAGAAGAAACACTTCATCAAAAAGTAATTGATGTTGCTCATCGTGCTATGTCGCGTACAACAAAGCCTTTCTTTGATCATGAAAAACGTTTCTTTGTTAGACAAGCTTTATTGGATAATGATGCAATTGTTTTTAAAGATTTCCAATCTCACTATGTGGCTTTAAAATCAATTAATCATCAAAAAGCCATTTATTTCCATATGGAAAATTATCCTCATTTAGGTATTTGGGCAAGTAAACATGTTGGTGGTTTATTAGCCTTAGAACCATGGAATGGACATGGTGATTATATCGACTTTAATGGTGAATTTAAGGATAAAGAAGGTATGATTGCTTTAGCACCAGACCAAGAATTTTCTTGTCAATTTACTATTGAAATTCGTCAATAG
- a CDS encoding sporulation protein Cse60: MKIKIIEKSHELDLEDALNEFIEKENPKIQDIQYQVALTSCHGNLEYSFSCLIVYS, translated from the coding sequence ATGAAAATAAAAATTATAGAAAAAAGTCATGAATTGGATTTAGAGGATGCTTTAAATGAATTTATTGAAAAAGAAAATCCTAAAATTCAAGACATTCAATATCAGGTTGCTTTAACATCTTGTCATGGAAATCTTGAATACAGTTTTAGCTGTCTTATTGTATATTCATAA
- a CDS encoding DUF1540 domain-containing protein, whose translation MAKDVKCSVDNCKYYCDGCCEANCIHVGNCHCVEAKKTAETACDTFECRQ comes from the coding sequence ATGGCTAAAGATGTCAAATGTAGCGTAGATAACTGTAAATATTATTGTGATGGGTGTTGTGAGGCAAACTGTATTCATGTAGGAAATTGTCATTGTGTGGAAGCAAAGAAAACTGCCGAAACAGCTTGTGACACATTTGAGTGTCGTCAATAA
- a CDS encoding pseudouridine synthase, with translation MRLDKLLAHCGFGTRKEVKQLIKNGYVKVNGEIIKKDKHHVDPVGDKVYVDDEEIFYQEYVYYMLNKPAGYVSATEDNLYPTVIDLIEDNYRQDLFPVGRLDIDTEGLLLITNDGVLAHQLLSPKKHCPKVYYAKIRGVVTNDDVQTFLSGVIIDQEYQCQSAHLKILSTIENESEIEVEIYEGKFHQVKKMFQAVGKEVLYLKRIRMKNLILDENLQLGAYRPLTDEELDRLKSETVLQ, from the coding sequence ATGAGATTAGATAAATTATTAGCCCATTGTGGTTTTGGGACACGTAAAGAAGTCAAGCAATTAATCAAAAATGGATATGTAAAAGTAAATGGCGAAATCATCAAAAAAGACAAACATCATGTTGATCCAGTTGGTGATAAGGTTTATGTTGATGATGAAGAAATTTTTTATCAAGAATATGTCTATTATATGTTAAATAAGCCTGCGGGTTATGTCAGTGCTACTGAAGATAATCTTTATCCTACTGTCATTGATTTGATTGAAGACAACTATCGTCAAGATTTGTTTCCAGTAGGTAGATTAGATATTGATACTGAGGGGTTGCTTTTAATTACAAATGATGGTGTTTTAGCTCATCAATTATTATCACCTAAAAAGCATTGCCCTAAGGTTTATTATGCTAAAATTCGTGGTGTAGTAACAAATGATGATGTACAGACTTTCTTATCCGGTGTTATCATTGATCAAGAATATCAATGTCAAAGTGCTCATTTGAAAATTTTATCAACCATAGAAAATGAAAGTGAAATTGAAGTGGAAATTTATGAAGGAAAATTTCATCAAGTTAAAAAGATGTTTCAAGCTGTTGGCAAAGAAGTTCTCTATCTCAAAAGAATACGTATGAAAAACTTAATTTTAGATGAAAATTTACAATTAGGGGCATATCGTCCTTTAACGGATGAAGAATTAGATAGATTAAAAAGTGAAACTGTGCTACAATAG
- a CDS encoding thioredoxin family protein, translated as MDNLVKISDLESFEQAIQGNNAMFVFSTTWCPDCHFLKTFIDDLVAQNPNWTFYYIDRDEMVDLCIDLDIMGIPSFVAYRHGQEVGRYVDKLRKTQQQIQAFIDQIS; from the coding sequence ATGGATAATTTAGTAAAAATTAGCGATTTAGAATCATTTGAACAAGCAATACAAGGAAATAATGCGATGTTTGTTTTTTCAACAACATGGTGTCCTGATTGTCATTTCTTAAAAACATTTATTGATGATTTAGTAGCTCAAAATCCAAATTGGACTTTCTATTATATTGATAGAGATGAAATGGTTGATTTATGTATTGATCTTGATATTATGGGTATTCCTTCATTTGTGGCTTATCGTCATGGCCAAGAAGTTGGACGTTATGTTGATAAATTAAGAAAAACACAACAACAAATTCAAGCATTTATTGATCAAATTTCATAA
- the acpS gene encoding holo-ACP synthase, with translation MKGIGVDIVDLERLDIDNERFIKHILSSREYQLFTEMKSARRKLEFLGGRFAGKEAYMKACHVGIGAISFQDIEILNDESGAPYLHDPQAQISISHEKNMQLHLY, from the coding sequence ATGAAGGGAATAGGTGTTGATATTGTTGATCTTGAACGTTTAGATATAGATAATGAACGTTTTATCAAACATATCTTATCTTCTCGTGAATATCAGTTATTTACTGAAATGAAATCAGCTAGAAGAAAGCTTGAATTTCTTGGTGGACGCTTTGCTGGAAAAGAAGCTTATATGAAGGCTTGTCATGTTGGGATTGGTGCGATTTCTTTTCAAGATATTGAAATTCTCAATGATGAAAGTGGAGCACCTTATTTACATGATCCTCAAGCTCAAATTTCTATTTCACATGAAAAAAATATGCAGTTGCATTTGTATTGA